In Erigeron canadensis isolate Cc75 chromosome 6, C_canadensis_v1, whole genome shotgun sequence, the following are encoded in one genomic region:
- the LOC122603307 gene encoding red chlorophyll catabolite reductase, chloroplastic yields the protein MSCAIAAFHSTFPTLVRNPNICASRPPRRRRIQCSASQLSSGGQMSFSDFPYVSAPQKELMVDLFSSVETRLGSFLHPCNLPADVQSYQNQTDTAHAALLLRSGIHSSQVDLILGSWLHCELPSGGALNITSLSAYLNSSTDAPNLVVELIQSSPTSMVLVLDLPPRKDIVLDPDYLKTFYEDTKLEQHRQHLEKLPEVTPYFSSSLYFRSVISPTAILVRIETESLEEMIKTHVSPIAKEVLNIWLDVCAFGNRVVSESEIDYLKKRDKMSKSKTIEIDLESNLPRLFGRETADRVLQAIRQVF from the exons ATGTCCTGCGCCATTGCCGCGTTTCACTCAACTTTCCCAACCCTCGTACGAAATCCTAACATTTGTGCTTCAAGACCTCCGAGGAGGAGGAGGATCCAGTGTTCGGCATCGCAATTAAGTTCAGGAGGCCAGATGTCTTTTAGTGACTTCCCATATGTGTCGGCCCCACAAAAAGAACTAATGGTTGACTTATTCTCTAGTGTTGAAACTCGGCTGGGGTCTTTCCTTCATCCTTGCAATCTGCCGGCAGATGTTCAATCTTATCAGAACCAGACTGATACAGCTCATGCTGCTCTTCTTCTCAGATCTGGTATCCACTCTTCTCAG GTTGATTTGATACTGGGAAGTTGGCTACATTGTGAGTTACCATCAGGGGGAGCCCTGAACATCACCAGTTTGTCAGCCTATCTAAACTCTTCAACCGATGCACCCAACCTCGTGGTAGAGTTGATACAAAGTAGTCCAACATCTATGGTTCTAGTTCTTGATTTGCCTCCTAGAAAGGACATTGTACTCGACCCTGATTATCTCAAGACGTTTTATGAAGACACGAAATTGGAGCAACACAGGCAACATCTAGAGAAGCTCCCAGAGGTAACACCGTACTTCTCATCATCGCTTTATTTCCGTTCAGTAATCTCTCCCACTGCCATTCTGGTGAGGATTGAAACAGAGTCACTCGAGGAAATGATCAAAACTCATGTTAGCCCAATTGCCAAGGAAGTGTTGAATATTTGGTTGGATGTTTGTGCTTTTGGGAATAGGGTAGTGAGTGAAAGTGAAATCGATTATTTGAAAAAGAGGGATAAAATGAGTAAAAGTAAGACCATTGAAATCGATTTGGAGTCAAACCTGCCAAGGTTGTTTGGGAGAGAAACTGCTGACCGTGTGCTACAAGCCATACGGCAGGTTTTTTAA